One segment of Bradyrhizobium sp. CB2312 DNA contains the following:
- a CDS encoding aminoglycoside 3'-phosphotransferase/choline kinase family protein, translated as MEQTLSPDSAGAWGAAASTDLHAYRALRADSSRWLPVARDIARSHGLDVGAPHVFATGTNLVVGLGDRLILKIFPPLLRAQFVSERGSLTQLRGHLDLPIPEIVAEGQRDGWPYLVITRLAGTLGSEVWPQLPEDQKERVLRQIGETIAAVQRAPLGPLANVEPRWDAFMRAQMQGCRARHERLGLAPKFLAGLDDLLRDAAELIPMDAPPVILIGEYIPENFLLACNDGSWSLAGLFDFGDVLAGWRDYDLLGPSAFMAAGRPGRVRSLLEGFGYAKPDHALKRRLMALMLLHRASDLNSHICIEGWQDKANDLVELQDLIWAE; from the coding sequence ATGGAGCAGACGTTGTCGCCGGATTCGGCCGGGGCCTGGGGCGCCGCCGCTTCGACCGACCTTCATGCCTACCGCGCCTTGCGCGCCGACAGCTCGCGCTGGCTGCCGGTCGCGCGCGACATCGCGCGCAGCCATGGTCTCGATGTCGGCGCGCCGCATGTGTTTGCAACCGGCACCAATCTCGTGGTCGGGCTCGGTGATCGCCTGATCCTGAAGATCTTCCCGCCGCTGCTCCGCGCGCAATTCGTCTCCGAGCGCGGCTCGCTGACGCAGCTCAGGGGGCATCTGGATCTGCCGATACCCGAGATCGTCGCCGAAGGACAGCGTGACGGCTGGCCCTATCTCGTCATCACGCGCCTTGCCGGCACGCTCGGCTCGGAGGTGTGGCCGCAACTGCCGGAAGACCAGAAGGAGCGTGTGCTGCGCCAGATCGGCGAGACCATCGCCGCCGTGCAGCGCGCGCCGCTCGGTCCTCTCGCGAACGTCGAGCCGCGCTGGGACGCATTCATGCGCGCCCAGATGCAGGGTTGCCGCGCGCGGCACGAGCGTCTCGGCCTTGCGCCGAAATTCCTCGCAGGTCTCGACGATCTCCTCCGCGACGCCGCCGAGCTGATTCCGATGGATGCCCCACCGGTGATCCTGATCGGCGAATACATTCCGGAAAATTTCCTGCTCGCCTGCAATGACGGCAGCTGGTCGCTTGCCGGCCTGTTCGACTTCGGCGACGTGCTTGCCGGATGGCGCGACTACGATCTGCTCGGCCCCAGCGCCTTCATGGCGGCGGGCCGGCCGGGCAGGGTGCGCAGCCTGCTCGAAGGCTTCGGCTATGCCAAGCCGGACCACGCGCTGAAGCGCAGGCTGATGGCCTTGATGCTGCTGCACCGTGCCAGCGACCTCAACAGCCACATCTGCATCGAGGGCTGGCAGGACAAGGCGAACGATCTGGTCGAATTGCAGGATTTGATCTGGGCGGAGTGA
- a CDS encoding protealysin inhibitor emfourin translates to MKIERVGGFAGFGGPHLKSRGEVTLSDLSPADQQTMEQLFADPGKIPAAHPGQADAFTYKITRGARTIEVPEHAVPATVRNSVKDVLE, encoded by the coding sequence TTGAAGATCGAGCGCGTCGGAGGGTTCGCCGGATTCGGCGGCCCTCACCTCAAGAGTCGTGGTGAAGTCACCTTGTCGGATCTGTCGCCCGCCGACCAGCAGACGATGGAGCAGCTGTTTGCCGATCCCGGCAAGATCCCTGCGGCGCATCCGGGTCAGGCCGACGCGTTCACTTACAAGATCACGCGCGGTGCCAGGACAATCGAGGTCCCCGAGCACGCGGTCCCGGCCACCGTCAGGAACAGCGTCAAGGATGTCCTGGAATAA
- a CDS encoding M4 family metallopeptidase translates to MPCTCCIIPNDVLTKLSQDKKLSAPLRKQLVDTVQISHELRELRNQAARLTSVATARSAGLVTLATTPAVTVYDCKHTQTLPGTPVPRPKTSSDGSVKRTVNQTSKVAKFYQQVFNRNSIDDHGMTMMSSVHFGEKYNNAMWNGSQMVYGDGDGSLFVDFTRGNDVIGHELTHGVTQHSLQLAYSDDAGGLNESISDCFGSMFRQWEAKQDVKKADWLIGKDIMGPAAKKRGFTCLRDMANPAAKHCLAPQPTKYSQITPGMDPHYSSGPPNLAFCTACTTLGGNSWARIGQVWYLALTGFGPAPHMTMKAFAARTRQGAQTLYPGDAAVFAAVDAGWKKVGL, encoded by the coding sequence ATGCCCTGCACATGTTGCATCATCCCGAACGACGTTCTGACCAAGCTCTCCCAGGACAAGAAGCTGTCCGCCCCGCTGCGCAAGCAGCTGGTCGACACGGTCCAGATCAGCCATGAACTGCGCGAATTGCGCAACCAGGCCGCCAGATTGACCAGCGTTGCGACGGCGCGTTCCGCCGGCCTCGTGACGCTGGCTACCACGCCGGCCGTCACAGTCTACGACTGCAAGCACACCCAGACGCTGCCGGGCACGCCCGTGCCGAGGCCGAAGACGTCCTCGGACGGGTCGGTCAAGCGCACCGTCAACCAGACCTCCAAGGTCGCGAAATTCTACCAGCAGGTCTTCAACCGCAACTCGATCGACGATCACGGCATGACCATGATGTCGTCGGTCCATTTCGGCGAGAAGTACAACAACGCGATGTGGAACGGCTCGCAGATGGTCTATGGCGACGGCGACGGCAGCCTCTTCGTCGACTTCACCAGGGGCAACGACGTCATCGGCCATGAGCTCACCCATGGCGTGACCCAGCACAGTCTCCAGCTTGCCTATAGCGACGATGCCGGCGGCCTCAACGAGAGCATCTCCGACTGCTTCGGCTCGATGTTCCGGCAGTGGGAGGCCAAGCAGGACGTCAAGAAGGCCGACTGGCTGATCGGCAAGGACATCATGGGGCCGGCCGCCAAGAAGAGGGGGTTCACCTGCCTGCGCGACATGGCCAATCCTGCCGCCAAGCACTGCCTCGCGCCGCAACCGACCAAATATTCGCAAATCACGCCGGGCATGGATCCGCATTATTCCAGCGGCCCGCCGAACCTCGCCTTCTGCACGGCCTGCACGACGCTCGGCGGAAACAGTTGGGCCAGGATCGGGCAGGTGTGGTACCTTGCGCTGACCGGCTTCGGGCCGGCGCCGCACATGACGATGAAGGCGTTTGCGGCGCGGACCCGGCAGGGTGCCCAGACGTTGTATCCCGGCGATGCCGCGGTCTTCGCCGCCGTCGATGCGGGATGGAAGAAGGTCGGGCTGTAG